From the genome of Athalia rosae chromosome 3, iyAthRosa1.1, whole genome shotgun sequence:
ACGTAAGCGATTGCTCACCGATTTCTTTTTACATTATTTACCGAATCTACGTTTAGTTACCACGAAACGCAAGGATCTGGTGCacggttgtatttttttttatcaggtgACGCAGCCGTGCACGGACATGTTGTACCTGTGTCGATGGCATGAGAACACGACGGActgcgagaaaattttcaaccctacATTAACGGACGAAGGAATATGCTGCAACTTTAACGCCGTGCACAGAAAACACCTATTCTATAATCCGTAAGTATCTTCGCCACCTTACATGTCGGTAACCAGCGCGATCGGAATATTCATCGCGCATATTATCTGACCGCAGGCGTGACATGTCGGACCTCAATGTGACCTTTCCATTTACGAGTGTTGATTGGACCCCCGAAAAAGGATATCCTCCGAAAACGCCGCCAGATTCTATACCCTGGAGGCCCTACGGGGCAGGAAGACATCTTGGTCTCACCTTGGTTTTGGACGCAGAAGTTCACGAGTATTACTGTTCTTCGGCAGCGAGCGTTGGTTTCAAGGTAATTGCAGGGGaaagaaatttgataaaagaGTGCGTCTCGCTCCTCATGTGATTTTCATTTAAACGCAGATGCTATTGCACAACCCGGTAGAAACGCCGAAAATAGCGGATTTCGCATTTTCCATAACTCCCGGCGAGGAGACAAGAATCGTGATCCGACCAACTATCACCTCCGCTAGTAGATCGATAATTAGAGTACCGAGAAAGAAGCGAAGGTGTTTTTTCACATCTGAAAGATCGCTTAAATACTACAGAACGTATACGCAAAGGAACTGCATCTTGGAATGTGAAGCAAATTTTACACAACAAATTTGCAACTGCGTTCAACACTATATGCCAAGTGAGATGAAATATTCAGcggaattttgatttttttcacgatacgCTTTTCACAAaacgacgatgatttttttttcatctgattaGAATCAGCTCGCACCAAAATATGCGGAAAAAAGGACGACAAATGTGCTAACCAGGCCAAACTTGCAATGGAATTAAAGTTATACGATGACGAAAACACCACCAGTATACTAAATGTGAGCCAAACGTaagtttgatttcttttttttttcaccgatataATTCTAATTACTGTCATTAgattgacaaaaaacaaacaaaaacccAGCGCCAAAGTGCGAATCACATATAGCAGcacatgaaaaaagaatcacaaaGAAAAGTTAGGCGGATTGAATAGGACTGCGATGtggcaaataatttttaacacATTTCTAAAGATCGATTGATCTaggtaatttatttgaaacgCAGGCCTAGCTGTAATTGTTGGCCAGGTTGTTTCGAAATCAATTACAACTCTGAACTCTCGCAGAGTAAATTGGTCCGTACTTTTGATGTCAATTCAGATTACGTGAAGAGAAACATCGACTACTACGTGTGAGTGaattctacattttttatttagaaTGCAGCGCAATAAGATGTGTATTTTGAAAttacaacattttttcaacgttttataAAGTGTTTAAACTTTTAGAGAAAATATTGCTGTAGTACATTTGTACTTTGTTGACTCACAATTTACTgcgtacgtgaaaaatgaactgTTTGGATTCACTGAGCTACTGTGtaagtattttatttaatcaagCCTGATGAAATTGTATACCGTAATTTTCtcggaagaaacgaaaagaatacgtatacgtatgtatcttTATTTtgcgtgacaaaaaaaaaggaatacaaTAAAAACAGATCAATTCAACTTTTAGCGAACACAGGTGGCCTGTTGGGACTTTTTATGGGATTCAGCTTCCTGTCATTGGTAGAAATAATCTACTTCGTGACTCTCAGGCTTTGGTGCCGAATGTACAGACAAAATACATCCCCAACTCATACTCTCCTCAGGGTTGGACCTGCCGCTCATCAAAACGCGATCGTTTATCCATTTGCTCAATAGATTGAATTAGGATGTAACCTGGCGTGtgattttatgtataatattccaGATGATGAACCTACAACAAAATACATCTAATATCTGATCCGGACCGATGCATGACGTCTAATTTGACAAATCACTTGACTCAGAACTGACTCACTAactctgaaaaattgatggtTATTTGATTAAATGTGCACGCGCTTTCAGGCACTTAAGTAATGAAAATCGTATGTGTATAACTgctattttttcgttcaagaATAGAATGTCATAATAGAAAATACAACGTTTATAATGTGAAATGCGTATCTCGCAATATTTATAGCTGTCACGTGTTTAGAAAAGTCGtacgttttaaatttttcatttgaaactaCGTTAATCGAATTTTTGATTACATCACATAATGTTCCTGTGAAACTTTTTCAGATTGAATATGTTTTCTTAGAGGAAAGAAGGAAGACGACATCTGCCTAAAATATTTTGTGATAAGCTAATAGTGAAATCAATCAACGATAAACATGGATAATTTGAGACATCGttcattcgattttgttttttccctaCAACTGTGCACACACAAATTTCCCAGATGATGTTTTCATGTGTGTCAGAATTGAGATTCGTTCAATTCACACATCAATTGCAATCTACACTACACTCTAATCTGATTGATCACCTGTGTTGCGTGAAGTATAAACCTACAACACTATAGTCTAAGGTTACAGCAATTGTTTAACTCTAGCTTCTAATTTAGctaagtaataataatcgtgatCGTGAACGATATCGGCATTATCTCAGATAATTGAActattggacaaaaaaaaataaactgttAGCAGACTACGGTTTTTAGAAAACACCTGTCTCGTATACGTGTGGCATTACGACACGACTAGATGACCATTTATCGCTTTTAATGAATGACGTTGGAACTGGTGAACGTTTCGAAAATGCTTGTATCGCAAGTTCCAAACAGGACTGAAGCGGATGTTCACGGTGAGGCAATCATTCATCGTCATTGATAATTCACCcactcgttgaaaaatatttcacttccTAGGACAGGTATTCGGCAAAACATACACATCGAGATGTTCAGTATTCGTGACAATTTTTGTATAAAACTGCGCATTAAAACGCGAATGACTTACCaattattcgataatttttcctcctATTGATGTAAGATGATTAGGGTACGTGTCCGTCCATAAACAGCCACTTTTTAACGCccattgatgaaattttaacgGCATAAAACGCCATACGAAACAACTCTTTGGATGGCTCACATTTTCTTCAACGCCATGACAGCTACTGCTCATTTCTGCAGCCAGGTTTGTGCTGCACTCAGTAGTCAGCGTAGTGTACtttgtggaaaaaagaaaataaaacaaactaagACCACGGCTACGTTCACCTCGGAGATCAAGCCAAATAGCAACAAATTCGGTAAATAGCATTCAGCGAATAGTAGTTTAAAAGTTGGCTAATCCTCCTGAAACCCGATCAATTTCGAGTGCTGTGTAAAAGAAATATCTTTCCTAAATGAAACACAAATTACTAGTAACTGTCATCAGGATCTGATTatcaacttcaattttgacACATCTTGTTTGAACGTCAAGTGATTGTCTCACATCAATTAACATCGCCCAAGTAGATTACAATAAAGATAGAGTTCGGCGAGATCACGATCATCCgcattaatttaattaaataattaccttcatagtttgaaaataatcgatcgaatctAATATTGCAGTCAATAATGTCCAACTTGCATCgtagggagaaaagaaaaataataggtACGATCGAAGATTTAGTCTAATATTCTGGCATTTTATTATCGCTTCTAGAGTTTTCCTAATTTCGTTGaatctattattataatttaaatGCGGGCGCCAAACGGTTCGTTCGCTGATTGGGTGCGGTGAATAGCGCGCGAGACAAACTACGATCGCCGATGGAATGCCGATCGTCATTTCTTCGTAGACCGATTCTGGAAGTCTGTTCGGAACGATATCGCTCCGACTTATTAACGGTTTTATTGGCAGAATATTTAGTGATAGACATTGAATAgtgacgaatcgttgttcTAGAGCTGTTATTTATCGAATTGTGATAAGTGCAAGTCCGTCAGCGATGTCGAGTGACTTAGAATTCGAAGTGTGTGATACCCGTGTCGTTGGTCGGTTACTCTACAAGCAAAAACGCCGTGGCCCTTGTATAAAAGAGTTTTCGTAATGATTAACAACCCagttcgattcgattcgatttttcagagTTTTTGGGGTAAGTAGAAGCGTGGCATTCATTATTTAGCTAAGTCAACGAATTCAGGTTGGCTGATCAGTTGCTAGCGATGATGGGCGAAAGAACTGGAAAAATCTTACAGCGCGCCCTGTAAACAATTTTCGCAGTTCAGTTCACCTTGGGACTTTCTAGAGATTCCGTACTTCTTTTGTCAACTCTGTTTGCATACCGTTTGTCGCAGAGATGAGTTTTAAATAGAGGTTCGGGAGACCGATAATATGTGTTCAGTAGACTAAATTCAAACAGTGAATTGCTATAAAAATAGTTCAACAATTTCGTGGATTTGGTGTTTAAAAAtcctagaaaaaaataactaagcAGAAATCAAGCGGCTTTGACGCAGGCAGGTAGCGCAGCGCCACAGGCATGTCTGCTGAAAGTCTGACGTTGGTAGGTAAATTGAAGTTTGACAGTTGGGCAATGTATCGCGTCCTGATAATAATCGTTGATTAATAATCAtagtttaataataataaatgtactAAAGATGTCTGGTACGCGTGGAGCAAGAGATAAGGATGATTAACGCCAAGCGAGAATTGTCGTCGGTTAATATCGAGGGCGTTGAAAAAAGTGGTTTGGAAACATCGACGATCATCCTTCAACAGTAAACATCgaggaaaatatatttctcaatagcttttttcacaaatatgGCGGAGACTCCGACCGAAGAACCTTATCCACTTCACAAATGCGTTTTCAACGGGGATTTCAAGGAGCTAAGCTACTTGATAAAAACCCACGATATAGCCGAAAAGGACAAGCAAGGTTTGACTTTCTTTCAATCATTTGATCGCCACCTCAAAAAACCCAACATAATCATAACCTTAAATTGTATATTTCATCTATGTATTTGACGCTAATACTTTGACGCTCGCGACGTCACTATAATTGATCCAAACCCATATTTGGATATAAGTAACAGCAGGATTTACAGGGAAAGAatatatccttttcatacaacGTCAATCTTGCTTTATGAAATCAGATCACTTTCataaattgatcaaattttatAGCAATGAACAATGCTGCTAAATCATTCtccatttcaaattttaaatgCTTTTTAGAAACATAAAAGATTTGACCATctaaagtatttttttcaattcatagcattctaaattttacgaaaatatATCCTATCGGATATCTTTTTGAACCTGCAGCCATAAAATTGCCACAGGTTCCAATGGCTTGCATAGATTGCTGTGAAATTCTcaattcgattatttattcacttccTTCTGATATTGAGAACAGCTCAAGTTCTCACACTCTAGAATCAGGTTTGTAGAATTTTTCCCATGATGTAGTGATGTTTCTAATTGTTCctcatgtttttttccttctgtgCCCATTTCCTTTTTGCTCTCATTTAAATAAACTAACACCGCTTTTGGTCGAGCCTCATAATTTTATGCTCCTGTTTATAATGTTGCAGGAAATACTCCGTTGCATCTAGCTGTTATGTTAGGAAGAAAAGGtgactgaaatatttttttagacTTTTTTTTGAACCTGATTTCAATGAtagatttctttatttcttgtaTTTCTTTGCAGAATGTATTCATGTACTTCTTGGTCATGGAGCACCGATAAAAGTGAAGAACCTTGCTGGGTGGAGCCCGCTAGCCGAAGCTATCAGTTTTGGGGACAGAGAAACTAGTGAGTTTGTGTGAAAGAGGGTAAAAATATGTGAGCAAAGTATAAGGAagagcataatttttttcttgtagtATCATTGCTCGTTACAATACTGAAATTCCAAGTAAGAGAACAAATGGAAGCGAGGAGACCAAAACTTATCGAGGCTTTGAGAGACATGGGAAATTTCTATATGGAACTTAAATGGGATTTTCAGAGCTGGCGTAAGCAGAACTTTCTCAAAGTTTTCTAAAAATCCAGAGCtatctcttcattttctgtgTGGAAAATCTTATGAATCGTGTTCCCTCTTCTCAGTTCCTCTTGTGTCGAGAATACTTCCTTCCGACATATGTAAAATTCATAAATGTGGGGCCTCAATCAGAATGGATACAACAGTAGTGGATTTTAACGATACGAGGTGGGAGAGGGGTGATATATCTTTCATCTTCAATGGCTATAAAAAACCAAGCAAATCTCTAACCGTTCTTGATAACAAAGCAAAAGTATATCAGAGAGTGAGATACGAGGTTTGTATGAcgtttcttttgtattttttatcgaatctGTGTAAAATTTTCCCCGACAAACGGACCGAAATCAGAAATGGCCATTCTAACTCTATCTAGGAAACAGAAGAGGAGATAGAGGACGAAGTAGACGTTCTAATGTCTAGCGACATTATGGCTGTGCAAATGTCTACCAaaggaatttcattttctcgagCCCAAACTGGCTGGATATTCCGAGAAGACAAAACGGTTGGTACATCATTTATAACTCTTGTAACATAAATTTCTATGTATTGAATTTCCCCCTTCAGGAAATGGTGGGACCTTTCCATGCTGACTTTTATCAAATAAATGGCATGGTACTCGAGAGCAGAAAAAGGCGAGAACATCTGAGCGAGGAAGATCTTCAGAAAAATAAAGCTATAATGGAATCGCTCACCAAGGGTAGTTTCCAAGGCTTTGCCAATGGGGGGGTAAgtcccatttttattttcttattttatttttcttcctacctAGAAAGTCTAACTCGACCATCTGAGGAACTTTCCACACCGGACTATCCACCTAATTACTCAGTCTTATGAGTAATTATACGCATTTCTCACAGCCACCATTGAGGAGACCCTCGTTGAATCCGCCTCCGGAGCCACACGTCACCTGGGAAGAGTATTTGTCGGCAGAGCCTGGACAGTGTCCAACTTTAGGACGAACCCCTGCCTATAAAGAAAGTACCAAAGCATTCAAGGCTACGGTAGCAATGAGCCCAGATTTTCCGCTGACTGTTAATATGCTCCTTGATGTACTGGAAGTCATAGCAACTTTCAAGCACTTTAGCAAACTCAGGCGTTTTGTGCTGATGAAACTGCCTCCTGGATTTCCTGTGAAAATTGATATCCCTATTCTGCCAACGGTCACGGCGAAAATCACGTTCCAGGAATTTGTATTTAGGAATGATATTCAACCGGAACTGTTCCAAGTTCCATCGGACTACGTCGAAGACCCCATGAGGTGAGTTTATTTGGGTCATGTAAAATTCTCTTTTACCTTGTAACTTGCGAAACGATTGGTAGGTTGGATCTAgaggaacatttttttaacgtaTGTTTGCTTCCATTACACCCGGCAGAAAACGTTATGTGTTGAAAAATACCGTACCTTCGTTGCACGTATGACGATCTAAAGTGACATGAGAAAATAACTTCATTTCTTTGGTCACAGTCAGATGATCGGTGGAATTTATCTTCCAATATGACTCTTTGTTATGCGTGAATTGTGAAATGCAATAACAGTGGAGTAATTATtggtttcatattttcttaGCTATGTAATTGCAAATGATGCgtgtcttatttttttttttgcgtattTTTAACAGTGGAATAATTTGACGGTTGAAGGTAAAAACAATGAAACGAAAGTTTGCagataaaaatcataaaataccAAATTTCAGGGGCTATGGGGCGTAtttgacgatgatgatggttCTGCACACAGCATCCTGTGTCTGAAGATAAGAATATCAACAGATTCTTAAATTGACTAAGATCTGAATCAAATTTATTAACTTCAgtctatagaaaaaaattaacatttcattcttttttttacaactaaTTCCTCGAAAGCAGTGCCTTATCAAAAGCATCCGCATATCAGAATGTGCCAATCAATAATTCCAAGAAATTGAATTGTTTATACTTTGCATTCGGCGTCATATATTATTTGCTGCGGGGTCTGTAGTAGATATCGTATAATCTTTACTTCTAATCTGCATTTTTTCAGAAAGGTCTAAACAAATCCACTTATTTTGGCTACTCAAATGTGTTTACCGATGGAAACCAATTGAGGAATGTACGTTTTTTATAACATTTTGGCACAATTTGGACTTTGTCTGAGGGTATTATAGTTGTGAAATCTCCTCTGAgaaaggtgattttttttgttaatttttttttttatttgtttttctttgcatttttcaaGTATTCTGGTatctgattgaaaattttttcgtagaGGCCTGCTAATATTATTACGGGTTTATTCTTTTAAACTCCAGTGTTAAACATCAAATTTTAACAGTAGctgtaattttctattttttcattttatt
Proteins encoded in this window:
- the LOC105691811 gene encoding ankyrin repeat domain-containing protein 13C isoform X1; amino-acid sequence: MAETPTEEPYPLHKCVFNGDFKELSYLIKTHDIAEKDKQGNTPLHLAVMLGRKECIHVLLGHGAPIKVKNLAGWSPLAEAISFGDRETISLLVTILKFQVREQMEARRPKLIEALRDMGNFYMELKWDFQSWLPLVSRILPSDICKIHKCGASIRMDTTVVDFNDTRWERGDISFIFNGYKKPSKSLTVLDNKAKVYQRVRYEETEEEIEDEVDVLMSSDIMAVQMSTKGISFSRAQTGWIFREDKTEMVGPFHADFYQINGMVLESRKRREHLSEEDLQKNKAIMESLTKGSFQGFANGGPPLRRPSLNPPPEPHVTWEEYLSAEPGQCPTLGRTPAYKESTKAFKATVAMSPDFPLTVNMLLDVLEVIATFKHFSKLRRFVLMKLPPGFPVKIDIPILPTVTAKITFQEFVFRNDIQPELFQVPSDYVEDPMRGYGAYLTMMMVLHTASCV
- the LOC105691811 gene encoding ankyrin repeat domain-containing protein 13C isoform X2; translated protein: MAETPTEEPYPLHKCVFNGDFKELSYLIKTHDIAEKDKQGNTPLHLAVMLGRKECIHVLLGHGAPIKVKNLAGWSPLAEAISFGDRETISLLVTILKFQVREQMEARRPKLIEALRDMGNFYMELKWDFQSWLPLVSRILPSDICKIHKCGASIRMDTTVVDFNDTRWERGDISFIFNGYKKPSKSLTVLDNKAKVYQRVRYEETEEEIEDEVDVLMSSDIMAVQMSTKGISFSRAQTGWIFREDKTEMVGPFHADFYQINGMVLESRKRREHLSEEDLQKNKAIMESLTKGSFQGFANGGPPLRRPSLNPPPEPHVTWEEYLSAEPGQCPTLGRTPAYKESTKAFKATVAMSPDFPLTVNMLLDVLEVIATFKHFSKLRRFVLMKLPPGFPVKIDIPILPTVTAKITFQEFVFRNDIQPELFQVPSDYVEDPMRFPDL